The genomic stretch tcaaggtcatgaaaaataagggaacactgagaaactgtcacagagtAGAGAAGACTAAAAAAAACCATGTTAACTAAGTGCAACTTTGTATCCTGGttgaatcctggaacagaaaaaggacctTGGTAGGCAACCtggagaaatctgaataaagtctgtaATTTAGTTGGTAGTATTGCACAaaagttaatttctttgtttttataaaagtagGATAATTATTAGGCAAAGCTGGGCATAGGGTATATGGAAATGCTTTGTACTATCTTTAAAACTCTTCTTTAGaactaaaatgatttcaaaacataaagtttaaaaaacacacCAGGCTGAGTTTCAAGAACCCATAATAAAACTCTCCTAATGAATGAAAGTGACTGAACAgttgaaagaaactgaaatgtcATTACATGAACTCATTAttcagggagaaagggagaatttGACAGACTGCTGTTGACAGCAattgttggaaaaaataaaaccattccaTGTTATCCCAGAAAACTGGAACTACTTAATAAACTagttgtgtgcatatatatatatgtatttattatgtgtATGTGCATGAAGCAGTATTCTTTAAATACTGATCTGCCACTTCCTTCAttcaaaaaatacaattttaatataattcaatgtcactcatatgtgcattgtttcattcctttttatatctGCACAATTTCCACAGTATGGATAATTTCTCCAATCATTCCCATATCTGTgcacatttaaattgtttccaccAACTTAATGTTCCAACACTGGAATGGTTACAAAGTTGAACCAGATAAAGTTTTTGTGCTGATGGCATTTTCAGATAAGTGAGGGACACAAAGTGGAAAGCCAACAAAACAGGGTGAAAGTGTCAGGCTGGGAAAGTACAGGGTCTAAAGGATAATGTAGAACAGGCAAGCAAGGCAGCATCAAGAGGCCAGCACAGACTTTCTTTTcattatcaatttaatttttaaaagcactcagctggggcgcctgggtggctcagtcagttaagcgtctgccttcggctcaggtcatgctcccagggtcctgggatcgagccctgcatcgggctccctgctcagcggagagtctgcttctccttctccctctgcctctccccctgcttgtgctctctctctctatgtgtcaaataaataaataaataaaatcttaaaaaaaaataaataaaagcactcaGCCTTACAGCAAGGGCACTCTCTCCCCACTCAGCTTCTGCCACAGGAAAAAGTTGCCTGGCCTAAGCTTCAGTACAGCTGAAGTGTGCCTCCCCTGAACCCAACAAGAGGTTCTACATAGATGCGGATCTCAAGGCTTAATTACACAAAGCCATCTAGAGAATCTAGCTGAGGTGGATTTTAAGCATACTGTCACATATTAAAAGTCTAAGCAGTCCGGCCCAAGGACTCCTGTTACTGTGGCCAACGTGGATACCACGAGGACATTTGGAATGGCAGTGGTTATGGCACAGCATTTCAGGTTCACAGAAATTAGTCATAAGCATTATGCCCAGATAACTCAAAACTCTTCGCCACCATCATCCACAATGGGTGTAGTAGTATTTAGCTGTGAGTTCAGGAAGTGGGCAGAATCTCAtctggagggaggaaaagaatcaTAGAAGTTGTGCTTTGAGTTCAGTTCATTTGCTTAGACGTGGCCAATTGCTATTCTGAATAGTCTATGAACTTCTGAAACTTATCCATGCCAAATTTCCAAATAACAGGGAACATAGTGGGGAGGGATGGTAGAAGAGTTTACTTTCTGAAACAGATACAGTGTAATTGGAAATCAGGTTTTTGTGTTCTACTTATCAGGACAGGAGTAGACTACCCTCCGTAGAACAAAGACCTATTATGTTGTGTTTACTTGTGCTCTGAAAGGACAAATCATCTTAGATGGTGGCCACTTGGGTCCACACTATGCAGCCAAACCTTTGGATGTGGAGCAGATTTTGCCATGCTGGGAACGATGTTTGCAACCCATATAGAATATGCTAGAGAAGTGAGGGAGAGGAATAGCTGTCTCAAGCTCTGCTATGGGATGAGCTTTGAAACAGCAATGAAGAAATATGCAGGAGGAATTGCTAAATATGGAGGCTCAGAACAAAACACTATGGAAGTGATTTCTAAAGGGAACATAGAAAACAATATTCTGGATATCACAGTCTTGTATAAGAGCTCCTGGCTGGTAAAATGCTTCCTCCTGTCTTCTCCCCTCGTACCACCTGAAGGACCTTGGGCTTTGTTGCTATCCCTAGTGCCCTCTTGGTGCACGAAAACAGGACATTGATTAGGTCAGAAGCTTGGGGTGTCTGCTTTCTAGAATTCATGtctttattgttaaaattaatacgtgcacatttttcatttctttttaaaaatagtttttactttCATATAATGCTATTGTCTTCAAAAATCTACTTATATTTAAAAGCTACTGTGATTAACTTAATTTTAAGGGTAGCTACGTGTTACATTGATGCACTGAAATTGCTCAGGGACAATAAAGGTAAAGGCCTGTATGATCTGGCTGTCAGGTGTGTACCAGTGAGGTGACTGATCTCTCTCTTGTGAGTATTTAGGAAAACGGGGTCAATATTCTCTATTGATAGCTCCATAAAAATGGTGTTAAAGTTGCTCTGACTACATGTAAGCAGAATAAGCAGAGGAGGGGACAATGAAATTTCTGCCCTAATTTTTGTGCAGACAAAAAGAAGCTTCATCTCTGAGTCAATCTGCAAACAGCTCCTTCTGAAACTCGGAGATTTCTGGGAGACGTGCCTTTAAAAATCATAAGAGCCCCTCAAGCAGCATGTGAGCTGGATCCTGACTCACTACACCCCATTTTCAACCCACCTCTGACCATCTGCCTTTTTAGATATGCCCTTCCCCTAAACTCACAGGAAAGGGCAAGGGTACAAGGCAGCCTTTCCTAAGGGCAATATGAGGGGTGCAGACCGTTGTGCAGCATGGATAGGGAAGGAGAGATCACTTCCTGATGGGGTGGATTTAGAGGCTGGGTGAGGAAGTCTGGGCTCCTAAGAATGAGCGGGACCAGGATCTAGGAGGAAGTGGAGGGCTATCACAAGGAAAAAAGTGGCCtgtgaggacagagagaagaagGCATACCTGGGGCACCGCGAGTGAGGGTTCCTTTTGATGCGGTAGAGAAACATATGACAAGGCTGGGAACATGTGTCCTCAGGCTCAATTCAGATCAATGTTGAATGTCAGGAAGAGTAAAGTAGGATTTACTTCTCTGATGGTGGGGTTGCCCACCAGGGCCTTCGAGTaggaaaataacaagttttaagaataaagaagagtagggcgcctgggtggctcagatggttaagcgtctgcctttggctcaggtcatgatcccagggtcctgggatcgagtcccacatcgggctccctgctcagtgcagagcctgcttctccctctccctctgccattccctctgcttgtgctcttctgtctatctctctgtcaaataaatagatgaaatcttaaaaaaagaataaggaagagtAAAGTTTAATTTGATGGTAACGTGTAAGGTAAATTGGAGAGGGAGGCACTGAACGCAGATAGGTCAGAGAAGGAGTTCCCCTGAGTCAGGCGTGAGACAATAAGGTCCTAAACctgtacacacatgtatatagCAGCTCTTTTCATAATTACTCAAAACTAGGAACAACTTAGATGTCCTGTGGgtaaatggacaaataaactgGAACATCCATAAAGCAGAATACTACTTAGCAAAAAGCAAAGAATGAGCTATTGCTATATGAAACAGCTTAAATGACTTTccagggcattatgctgagtgaaagaagcctcTAACTGTGATATATCGTAGATTTCTTTTATGTAAcattctgaaaaagacaaaactataggaATTGggaatagatcagtggttgccagagttcAGAGAAGGGGGTAAAATATGACTACAAAGGGGTAGCATGAGGGagtttttttggagggggtgaTTGAACTGCatcctgattgtggtggtgattaCACAAATCTATACCTTTGTTAAACTTCACAGAACTGTACACACAGAAAAGGGCCAATTTTGTTgtatgataataatttttaaaaaatcagagttttCCTCCATTAAATGTAATATcagaaaagaatgaatggaaaCATTTTATGGTAGTTAAGGATCACATCTTTACAATTCATTGGCTATATTTACATTGAAAATTCTCTCTTGGATAATAGAAAATGTATTCCTCAACCGTGGGATAAATTCTTGATgcttaaatataaatgataaaacattaagtcagcaaaaatatttattttttgaacccTTCCTTTCCTATGGCATGCTTTGTTTTTGGCTGCCGCATCCCACAGTGACCATCCTAGACAAAAGATCCCTCACTTCCTCCTCCTGATTCTCCAGCTGGCTCCACTGGCCAGAATGTCATTTCTGGCaacaacacacttctaagtaCCAGTGGATTATGGGTTGTGGGGATATCAGTTTCCTCTTTTaactaatacatatttttttacagCAATgatgttctctctgcttctgatCATAACAATTATGAATGTtgatagttctcttttttaatggaacAAAGTGAATGATACCAGACTATCTCAAGAGtgccatgaatgaatgaaaattctACCTGCTAATAAGCCTCACACCAAATGGTGAGATACAGGGTACTCTCTCCTTTCTGAGGGCTTTGTGAGTGTATGAAAGCTATTTTCCCACATATTTATTTGAGTTCCAAAATAAAGTTCACTCTGAGGAAAGCAGGCTTTTCTGGGGACTCATCTGATTAACAAGGCATCAGATCCTAGAGGACATAAGAGGTCTGTCTGAAGCCTATTTGAAACCCAAGTGGAAGCCATCCAGCAGTCATCAATGAAAAGTTCAGACATCTAACAGTTGATAACTTGAGttcagccagagagagaaaaagtagtGGATTACTTATATAAAATTGCTAAGAAGAGAAAAGCCACAGATTAACCTGggagtcagcttttttttttttttaaaggtgctcTTTTAATaagatgtaaaaaaattttttttttctaacacatCAATGTGTTGTGAGAACTGTCATTTCATTTGTAGCCATTAGGAAACTTTTCCAAAtcttaaaaattgataaaactatTTTGCCTCTAGATTGTGTCAGATATTGATTATGTGgcatctctttttaaaacattgtaaaaCATCATGATCTTTTAATATCATgcttaaaacatgaaaaaattcgagaactagtaaaaaaaaatcccacactcTCACTCCTACGTCTTTTCTAGCcacctctacccccacccctccccccatctacCACCTTCGCCCATTTTAATGCTAGATGGTACTCCTGGGGAAATGGTGGACTGTAGGTCTTGGGgtaggaggggaggtgggcaaattcgaagcagagagagaaagagatcattgCCGAAAGAAGGAGAAATGGTCGATTAACCCCTAAAGGCTGATCCTCCCTGGCAATCCAAGAAAGGCGAATTGCAACTGCAGGGAGAAGATACCAGTTCTATTGTCTCTGATTGGCAAATACTAAAAAAGATTGACAGTATCAAGTGGAGGGAATGCAGGGGGCGGGCTGCAGTGTTAAATGGGAGGGGTCACTGAAGACTGGAGCTCATTGATGACGCGACCCTCACGTGACCAGGAGTCGACGTGTGCAGAAGTCCTTATAGTCCAGGGCCTGTTTCCCTGTAGCAGCTCCGTATtgctggagaaggagaaaagtgcCCCGGATCCCTTCAGGTCAGTGTAAAAGCGGGCGCTGCCTTGGGGACCCTCGGGTCTAGGAGCCAGAGAACAGTAGCCAGGCGGGGTCGCCACTGTTTTCCCAACATTAGAGCCCGCCAAACTCCCATTTTTGTGCAGGAAATTTGGGGCtgtttggtgggggtggggggtggagacgGAGAAGGGTAGCCAATTGAGGGtccctagagagagagagagagaaacaatttGGGAAATAACTTGGcgtctcccactccctgcttgcaGGGAACCGGTGggcacggcggggggggggggggggcggggttgccttaaaaggaaggaaaggatgagGACGTGGGACAACTTCAGACGAACAAGGCCTAGAATCATGAAAGGGACCGGTGATTCAGGTACTGGCCTGCTCGCTCAGCAAGCACTCCTGTCGGTCTGCAGGACTCTTTGGTCTTTTGGGCGCGACACAAATCgagtgagggaaggaggcaggaaaatCCCCTGGATCCCTGCAGGTCAGTGTAAGGGTGCAATTGCCTCAGGTCCCTTCgggtgggggtgcgggtgggagtgggagtgcGTGGATGACACCAAAGCACATCCTGGGGTCGCCACAGCCTCTCCCCATCCGGATTAAGCGCTGGAGGCCTTTGCAGAGCCTGCAGCGGAaatggggcgggggcgggggaggctggagagacgtggaagggggaggggaggctagAGACTGCACCAGCAGATCTCAGGTGAGTGGCGGGAGACTGGGACGGCTTGGGAAAGCCCAAGAGGGCGGGAATATTGGAGACCAGCGTCTAAGGAGGGGGTTAATTGCTTCCGCGCTGCCCCCGTTTCTGGGCTAGGAGAGGCCTGTAAGCAGGGCCTGCTGGGAAATGGTGGGCTGGAGCGGGAGGAGGGAAGATGGAGCTGGAgcgagagggggagggaagggaggtggaggaaggggtggAGTCAGGGGAGTTCCGAGCCTGAGGACCTAGCCTTCTCTAGTTGGAAAACTTTGACAATTAGGGATCTGAATGAGAAGAGGCAAGTCTCTGGGAACCCATACTTTGGCTGCCTGTTTGTCTGGCATCTagttgttttgtttccttgttttccaggattaatttattcaaaagaaataacagaaaaatactCAACATGCAAAAGTCttgtgaagaaaatgaaggaaaaccaCAGAACATGCCAAAGACCGAGGCCGACCGCCCTTCGGAAGATGTACCACAGGAGGCGGAAGGAAATCCTCAACCTTCCGAAGAAGGTGTAAGccaggaagcagaaggaaatcTTAGAGGAGAGCTGACCcagcctggccaggggtttaaAGAGGACACTCCTGTGAGGCATTTGGACCCTGAA from Neomonachus schauinslandi chromosome X, ASM220157v2, whole genome shotgun sequence encodes the following:
- the TCEAL8 gene encoding transcription elongation factor A protein-like 8 isoform X1; amino-acid sequence: MGGVTEDWSSLMTRPSRDQESTCAEVLIVQGLFPCSSSVLLEKEKSAPDPFRINLFKRNNRKILNMQKSCEENEGKPQNMPKTEADRPSEDVPQEAEGNPQPSEEGVSQEAEGNLRGELTQPGQGFKEDTPVRHLDPEEMIRGVDELERLREEIRRVRNKFVMMHWKQRHSRSRPYPVCFRP
- the TCEAL8 gene encoding transcription elongation factor A protein-like 8 isoform X2, whose product is MQKSCEENEGKPQNMPKTEADRPSEDVPQEAEGNPQPSEEGVSQEAEGNLRGELTQPGQGFKEDTPVRHLDPEEMIRGVDELERLREEIRRVRNKFVMMHWKQRHSRSRPYPVCFRP